The genomic interval ACTGCAGCTTTTAAGGACACCTGCCATTCTTTTAACAATCTCTTCGGCATCCAGTTTTATATTCGACTTTCTGTCATGACAGAAGTATACAAACTCAAATCCCAGGTAGGACTCAAACTGTGTAGCAGTCATGGTGTATAACAGTTCGTTTTGGCATCCAATCACTGGATCAGACAAGAACTATTGATGCATTTGCTAAAATCATAGGTAACCATGCTCATCAAGTCCTTTTGAAGTAACTGGGTTCCACTTCGCAGTAGTCTTCATCGTAGAATATCCTGGAAGACAAAAGCCAAAGATTGAATCaatgcaaatatttacaaaaaacagtgaaaactcgTAAATAGTAAGAACAGTGTCAATAACAGGGCACAGTACCTGATTCTGATTTGCTTTTGGAAGGCTCTGGTGGCTGAACATCTGGCAAAGTGAGCCCCCTCCCTTCGACATCACTCTCACCTGATGACGTATGATCCTCTGCTTTCATGTACAAGGCAGGCCTCTTATGGTATTTGGCCCGGTAAGTGTCCGTCATACAGTTATCCACAGAGAAGTAGGTGGTGGGAAGGACCCTATCTGTCAGACCAGGGGAGTCAGTACCGTCGTCGTGTCCGGGCTTTGGACTGGGTAACCTCTCTTCGCAATCGCTGGCCGACAGATCATTCCTGTCCTGGTCCAATGACCCCGACTTGGAGCTGGCATCAGATGAAAGCCTGTGCTCCGCAGGTGTCTCAATCCACCGACGGAGGGTGGTGTGCGAGAGGGGAGACGAGCCATTTTTGGGTTCATTGCGGGGGCTCGACCGTGTTGGCACCTCCGGCGGCTGGGAGTGAACGCCAGATGGGTCAGCGTGACTGTTGCCAAAGGTCTTGGGGGGTAAAGGTGGGGGATAGTTGTGCGAGAAAGGGTCATTGTGGGCAACAGTGCCAGTCTCTTCTTGTTCAGAGAAAGGTCCAGCAAGGTCATCCGAGCTGTTCCACTCAGAACTGCTGGTCTTTGCCAAGTAAGGAGGCACAGGGCTCACAGGGCTGCCATCCACATCTTCCTCTCGTTCACTGTCCAGACCATTGTTCCTTTCCAAGATCCCAGGAGTGTATCGGAAggctcttcctctgtcacacagcaaaaaaacaaagatcagGTTCTTATTCGCCCTTCTACCAAATCAACTGTGTTCttttaaacatcttttttttttttttttaccttcgTATTGGCTGACCAGAGAGGATGTTTGCATCTGGTAGATCTGGAGATTTCCTCCCTTGTTCACCTGGACAATAACAAAGCCTCATAAGCATTTTATATCACAACACACTCATTTATAAACACATGGTCATCACCACCAGATGGTCAGAAAATCGAGCAAGGTAACATCTGTCATGGACCTTTATTTGAACATTGctacaatatattttttttctgtgtctccaGCAAAGACATGTTATCTAACAGGGGTCACGGTGAGGCCCTTTGCCTGGTGCTGGGAGAGGAAGTATCAAAGCAGCTAGTCTGGCAGAGCGCCCTCAGGCCCCCTGTGTACCACTCTGACTGTCTGATCCAGCCAAAGAACATGGCCCCTCAAAGGGAATTTGGGTTCATATCCAGGCCCTGTTGGCTTTGAGCAAAGAGTACTAATGAAACAATAAAGACCCTGAATGAACTCTGGCAGATTTAAAAGTCGGAACATATGAGAACTGGTGAAACAACGGAAAATTCTATAAACCAATTAGGGTCAATCAGGGCACAATGTGATATCAGCAAATTATGCTGCAGTGATTTTGAGATATCAactgaaacaagcaaaaacgCATGTTTAGAAACCGGCCCCTGGGTGGGTGGCTGGTGTGGAGCTTAGCCAAGTTAGCAGGGTGGGTGTGATTTACAAGGCCTGAGACAGACAACAGCTGACTAACAGGACAAGGAAGAGAGTGAGTGGCGGAGGACCATCTGTGATGTGTCAGCatcccctctttttttttttcctgtgctctCTCAAAGCATTAGTGGCTAAATCCTTTGTGCTGGCATGCAATTACGCCGGGGTCAGACTCCAGACTCCAGATCCCCTCCACAACACTATTGCATTTTTAAGCCGCTAAGTCCATGTGGCAATTCACAATTTGATGACGCTGATCTGCAATGTTGGCAAGCAACCGTAACAATATCATTCTCGCAAACAAAAAAGGGATGCAGTTTACAATGCTTTCTTCGGAGAAAATCCCCTCATCTTTACGGTCACATGCGCTGCTGCCAAGAGAAAGCCTGAAGGAGAAAGCAGctggagaacaaaacagcaaGGAGAGTGTGTTGGTGTTGGGTTGCAAGACTGTCTCTCACTGTTGAAATCAAAAGATTGTTCAGGTATCAAATAATCGCCACGATTCCATCCAGTTCCTCAGGTTCAGAGTCGGGCTGAAACCATTCATGTCAGTGGAATTTTGGGATCACCGCTACAGCTGGGAACGCCAGCAAAACAGATGTACTCAAGGTGTCCTGCTGTTTACATGGCCTACTGCACTTGCCTGGGAAACCATCCATGTACTGAGATTGCATGGATTAGACTGTGGTTCAGTGGCATTTAATGTACTATCTAAACTGCACCAAGTGGTGTGCAATAAAATTTCTATGACATTCCCATGCTAAATGGAAAGCACAAAGTCAAGGTGCAAAATAGGataaaagaaagtgttgttGTCTCATAATGCATACATATCTTTTTACATTTGCTCCATGTGTGAGCAGCCGTGCTGTGTGTGCGACTATATATTCATCTTTTAAATACTTTTGGGCATAAAGATACTCTACTCATGTAAATCACTAGCAGACCTGTCTCTAATCTCATTCCAGCATAAAGGATCGCTCTGAGGAAGGTTCAAGAGAGGCTGTTTAGGGCCTGCTCTTACCCCCTAAAAAGCTATGAGTTAAGGTGAACAGAGATGTGACCTGACATTTTTTCAATTATTCCAACTGCCAGAGCTGAAAATGTGCCTCTATGCAGACCATGAAAGTAAACCCTACCTAGGTTCTGATAAATTGTGCATGCAAAAATTTCCTGACAGCCCTTTGAAGTGTTGGTGATgcaacaaagaaacagaaaaaacaaaaactctacacattttcacattttcagctcaaaggCTGTCAAGTCGAGATTTGTCGTTCTCTGCTGTCTGGGGTACTTAAAATTCTTAAACATCACTCAGACCCGCATGCATATTTACAGTTGAGCTTTTCATAAAGACCTGAACTAcaaaaaaatgtcaagttttCATCAACTTGATCTGTCAGTGGCTGGAACTCCTGAAAAGTCGTTGCAAATTCTTAAAAATCCttcagatttccttttttttaatcttcttttattttctgaacTTTGCATCACGAGCATTGTTTCAGACAGGGACACTATCTTAGTACAATCTATGATAATTTAGGATTTTATGCATACATGAGGACAAAGTTAAGTAGACAACGCTTCGGTTTATATCATCATAACTTTGAAgatgatgtgttcatgtgcaaACTGAGCCATAACAGCCTCCCAAGTGTGTTTCTATGGGCTCTTGATGACGACTGCAGTGGCCAATCAGGACAAATTGGCCTGATTTACTGTCAAGATAGCAGGTTGAAGTGCACCCATCTCCTGAGAGCTGTGACCTTTCACGCTCTTATCCACAGGATGTTTTGCTCCCATTTTGGTATCATGCAACTCAATGAGGTTTATTTACAACAAGGACAAAAGGTTGCTATTAAGCAACTCAGAAGTGCCCTGACCTAGACGTCCATCTTTGATGCAGCAAACGGTCATAAAAATGAATGCCTGTGGTCAAAGTCTCAACTGAATTCCTCACAACAGCCCGCCCACATCTGTGTGCTTTTAGAAAGGATTTTGGACTTTAATGGACTACTGGAATCTGCTCAGCCTTCTCTGAAACTGCAGCTCAAGCCAGACTACCACCGCTGACTTTAGGCCAAATTGACTTTGGACACATTTACTGCAGCTTGTCAATACAATTTGCAGACAGCTGGGCGTAAATATCCTGGACTGGTTTTAAAATAGCCACTGAAGAATAAACCTCAAAGGACCTCAAAGCCAGGTTTAGGTTTAACAATTAATAATTCAGCATTTAAAAGCGTTCAATGGAATCAACATAAAGTTATAATACAGCTACAGCTACTTTTCAAAGAAGAGATTTTATAGATCAAAGACGAGGCAAGTGCTTGAACGTGGTTCAGTGTGTGATCTGTAGATGCTGTCATATCTCCTTTGAGGCACTAGGGGGCAGACTGCCTGAGTGAGTCAATAAAAGCATCACAGCGTGCACCTTCATATAACTATGTAACACTCTACATACACCTTTCAAGGTCTGTGCAATCAACTATGAAGATAATAATTGATTTATCAGACAAGCATGAGTCTCAATAATCATTTCAGCGAAAATGCTTTAGAAAAAATTGTccaaaaatatatcaaaatacATATTACAGCATTGAATAAATAACCGTGCCAATCATAgaagtgtttgtctgtttgccaGTGATTCTTTCACATGAATCACTCTGCATGTGCAGATGCTCTCAGGCCAATGACGAGACCAGCATGCAACACGATGCATTTCTGCTTTGGTTTCCCCAACTCACTGCACTTGTGTGAGAGCTATTTTTAACTCTGAATAAACCTAAAAGACAGATACAACTGTAGCGGATGTTTCTCTGCTGTATTTCATAACTCTTCGGGACCTTGAAGTAACTGCAGTGCTACAAAACGGCATTTCCGTTGCCTCGTGTTTGAATACCACCTTGTGACAGGCCCAGTCGTGGCATTTTCTGCCCGGCTGGGCACAGCTGGGTGGCTCCTACACGCTcactcctctccccctcttatTCGGGATTAACTCTGCGTATTCCTTCTGAGGGAATTAGTGAGGCATTTTTCAAGATATTCAGTAATTTAGAAGatattttctctgtgctgatACTGTGTATCACAAGCAAGCATGTGCTAGATAAAGAATGTGAAGGGTGTCCAGGCGACAAACCCCCTAGAGCTATTCATGTCATCTAATCTCCTTCCATCCTGTCTGGAAGATAAAAATAACCGCTACTGCAACTCCGCAACATGActcatatttttgtatttttacagatttttattttttttctttaaacaaaacagcagttgTGTCCAAACTGATTCCTCCCCAGATTTTGTATCCTCACTGATCTAAAAGTTGTCGTACTTCCTGGTGCAAGAGGGTTCAATGTAATGTGTGAACAAggacagaagagcagatacAAACCAGGATATTTATTTCTGTCAATGAGGTTGAAAGCATTTCACCTAGCATTGAAGGAGACAATTATTTGAAGAAGGCAGCTTTCTACTTTAGTAGATCTTTCCTTTAACCATGTACATTTCTCTACGTGCTGCATAACATAAACTTTTCTCAGGAAAAAAAGGTCAAGGCGAGTCAGTGAGGAACCAGCGCACACTTATTTCCATACAGTATCCCTTCAATCAGGCTGTGACCTTAACACTCCTGATGGAACAATAAATCAAGGAAATTGCTTAGTACTATCTTAATGTTTCAGATCCTCACAACACACGGAAGTCTATCGAGGGAGAGGAAATTTCTTTAATGTCAGGGCCGAGCCTTTGGGAAAGACCGATACTTAAATTTGTGACTTATTTCCACAACGAAACACATAGAAAATCGCAATTTCTTCTGGATTTATCGGTGGAAATCACATAATCGTGGCTcagtatttgacattttgttatgttttaatGAAACCTCCACCCATAGCTAAAGCAAAGCCATTGGTGTGCAGAAATAAGGAATTATGCAAAGTGTGAGAGAGTTGCTTACCAGTGGAAAATGCAGGGTGCAATATGTCAGCCTTCAAATCATCACTTCTTCTCTGAGGGAAGTGATCcctgaaatacaaaataaattcaaTTATTCATGCGTTGTGGATTGCCACGAGATATTCCAGAGCTTGATCTTTTAACAACCACTTAAAAGTGCTAAGATGGACCTTTGCTGTGAGCAAAACTGGGGAAATATACTCTCATGACCTCTGTCTAAATATATATTATCATGACTGATTTTCCACGGTGTAATCTGATACTAACTCATGCAACATCTTGAATGTGAAGACAGCGCGAGtacaaagacttttttttctccttttgttgttAGTAATGTTTACTATGTGGCACTATGTgtagtttcctttttttaaggGCTGGGCTTTCTATCTGCTATCAAATGCTTCAAGAAGCTGTAATAAATCTAAAGAAAACTGGtaagaaaaagcaaaataatACTTAGAAGTTTCTACATTTTCAGTTCCTTCAGACCTTAACCCAGTGACAGAACATCTGAACTATATGTTAAAGAATTATTAATCAAAAGGAGCACTTAACCAAAATACTGTCAAGAGATAGGCTTGAATAATGCACTTGAGGAAGTCAGCTATCTACTGGATCTCCCCTCTGAGTACAGGAGCTGTCAGCTAGTTGGGATCATTATCTCCAAACAAGACCTGTACTACAAAGCCAACAAGTGACAGCCCAGCATAACAAGGCTGGTGCATCTGccttgtgtgcatttgtgttaaATGGGTCTTGCTATTCTTagaacagtttgtttgtaatgtttaataatttaaaaatggCAGCACTTTTGAGACTCAGATCCTTAAATGAGTGGGGCATGTGATGACAAAGCAGCATTCTGCCGCTGGCACCGCACAGCAAAAACTGTGTGATGGTTATTTCTGCGTTATGCTTTGCGAGATTTCCCATTCTTCCCTTTTGAAAAATTCCATCTAATGTCCGTTTTTACCTTGTCAGGTGCAGCTCAGGTATAGGCCGCAGGTCCTTGGAAGAGAGGTTGTCGACCACAGGTGAGTCAAGGTTTGCTGAGCCATTGCTCAGTCTGTCACTGCTTTCATATCCAGATTCGGTTCGCTGGATCTTCCAGTTGTCGTTCCGCACTTTCAGAGTCGCTGAGCCCTTTGACCGGTCTTTGTCGCTGTAGCCGCCCCGGCTGTCTGAGTCCAGCGAGCTCCGGCTGCCGCCAGTTTCGTGCCTCTGCTCATCCTCATAGATAGTCATGAGGCTTTTGGGTTTGCGTTCTTCTCGGCCTCCCCATGTAAaatctctgtctcgctctcggTCACGAGAGGGCGACTGACTACTGGGTCTTCTCCGGGGGCTGTGCTGCCGTCGCTCTTGACTTATCGAATTACCGCTACTGCCGCCGCTTAAAACGCTGTCTACATTTAGCGCTTCCCGCATGGGCTTCCACGGGCGGCTGGACCTGCTGCGGCTGTTACCTCCACTTCCTGGACGCTCTCGGGAGTcttggctgctgtcagtgtcgTATCCGTTGGAGAGCTGGTCTAATCTCCGGCTGCGATGACCACTGCTGTTGCTGGGCACGCTGGGCAACACTTGGACCCTCGTCTGAGAACGAGGGGGCTCATGCGAGGACCGTCCGCCAAGGTGAGGTGTTCGCTCAGTCCGGGTGGGACCTTTTCCTTGGCTGCTGTACAGTCGAGTTTCCAGGTGTTGTTTGAATCCATTCTCTGGAGGGGAGGCAGAGCGGGAGTAGATCCTGTCCTGACCTGGATCTGGTTTTAAACAAAGGACGAGAGCTTAAACTATGAGAACAGCAAAACACACTTTGAATAGAAGGTTTAAATCAATGATTCCAGAATATAACACTTCACAGTATATCCACTCAAACCTCTCTCACCTCCAAACAACCAtacaaaaccaaaaactgaCGTCTGCTGACACCAAGACACAAAGCTGTGCTCTCAAGCACAGTGCAGGTTGGGCAGAAAGTGAGGAAGGGGCATGACACATCAGGGTTACTGACATTAATGCCTGCAGATGACAGCAAGGTGAAAATTACGACCGACAGGAGTCGATTTCTGTCCCTAGCGTAAACAGTGGCTAGCCAGTTCACGTACAGACATTCATGCAGATACTGATGATACAAGGTAGCACTCTGGTGTTGGGTGtattgtgtctgtgcatgcacacatgcgcgTGTTTTCCACATGCCATGTGACACGTCTGCACATGATAGTGTGTTACGGATGTGTGTCTGCTACTCCAAGGACACTTCCAGCCATAATAGCCACTTTCAAAATATATGGCCAGACATCCTTCCAGGAAACTAGTTCATTCGTGTCAAACTATACATGCACCTATACATCCTTATTTATCTACCGGGCAGTGACATTTCTGAACGGCACTCGATCATCTAGGTTAGTTTTCTGCATAAAATCAAAACGATAATTCCATTAAATGAATTCCGTCTATTtccatgaaaatgaaacttgtATTGTGCCGAGTCCTGATTTACTTACTTTCATCCATCCGATGCACTTTAATAACTTTAAACTGTCAGTGCTCGAATCAGAGGCTGCTTGTTTTGTACTGGAGGAATCTAATGTGTGGTAATGTCATGTTTGAGGGTCCAAAAAGGGAATTTAATGCTAAATATAACTGTCAGTCCTTGGAAATATGCCC from Chaetodon auriga isolate fChaAug3 chromosome 24, fChaAug3.hap1, whole genome shotgun sequence carries:
- the usp53a gene encoding ubiquitin carboxyl-terminal hydrolase 53, whose protein sequence is MAWVKFFRKPGGNLGKSYQPGSMLSLAPTKGLLNEPGQNSCFLNSAVQVLWQLDIFRRSLRQLPGHFCLGESCIFCALKGIFSQFQHSRERALPSDNLRHALAETFKDEQRFQLGFMDDAAECFENILERIHLHIVPEETDACTSKSCITHQKFAMSLYEQSVCRSCGASSDPLPFTELVHYVSTTALCQQMLQRRHESFGEVLQAASTIGDLRNCPSNCGQRIRIRRVLMNSPEIVTIGFVWDSDQSDLTEDVIRSLGPHLSLSALFYRVTDEHAKKGELQLVGMICYSSRHYCAFAFHTKSSKWVFFDDATVKEISSRWKDVVSKCIKDHFQPLLLFYANPDGSAITADDASRQNISQSHHKTPVNGEVQSFESPVLAPKKLDLTRENLNALLGQGSFKQKTPSTFSRGSAQTSGGRGPVKIPTNDPKSHFRDISREVAQRAGEVRGMHPSRREPDRGGQRRLESRYRDPGQDRIYSRSASPPENGFKQHLETRLYSSQGKGPTRTERTPHLGGRSSHEPPRSQTRVQVLPSVPSNSSGHRSRRLDQLSNGYDTDSSQDSRERPGSGGNSRSRSSRPWKPMREALNVDSVLSGGSSGNSISQERRQHSPRRRPSSQSPSRDRERDRDFTWGGREERKPKSLMTIYEDEQRHETGGSRSSLDSDSRGGYSDKDRSKGSATLKVRNDNWKIQRTESGYESSDRLSNGSANLDSPVVDNLSSKDLRPIPELHLTRDHFPQRRSDDLKADILHPAFSTGEQGRKSPDLPDANILSGQPIRRGRAFRYTPGILERNNGLDSEREEDVDGSPVSPVPPYLAKTSSSEWNSSDDLAGPFSEQEETGTVAHNDPFSHNYPPPLPPKTFGNSHADPSGVHSQPPEVPTRSSPRNEPKNGSSPLSHTTLRRWIETPAEHRLSSDASSKSGSLDQDRNDLSASDCEERLPSPKPGHDDGTDSPGLTDRVLPTTYFSVDNCMTDTYRAKYHKRPALYMKAEDHTSSGESDVEGRGLTLPDVQPPEPSKSKSESGYSTMKTTAKWNPVTSKGLDEHGYL